Within the Dialister hominis genome, the region GCGGCCGGCGCAGCAATCATCAGCGTCCCCCAGAGAAGACAGGACGGAAGAAGCACAAGGAATCTCGTGTACTGTCGTCTTCTGAAAAGAAGAAGTCCTATGCAAAGAGTAATCCACAGGCAGGTGCCCGCTCCAAGATAGCGGCTGTGATCCCACAAGTACGTGCCCAGGTTTTCCTGCGTCTTCGGATCAAAGAATTTCAGGATGGTTGCTGTATGATAGGCATTATTATGCTGCGGCGCAAGGCCGTTCTTCAGATCATTTTCCGAAAAGGCCCATCCGAATCTCGACTGCGTCATTTCGTCAGGTGCGGGGAATGCCCAGTATCCGTATGTGGCAAAAAGCCATGCTTCTACATATGTTTCTTTATTTCTCTCTCCTAATGATTTCCAAGCTTTCCAGAATTCATCCGGGTGGTTATTGAAGTAATAAAAATCGAAATTACTGTTCCATTTGATCAGATCTGCCGTAAACGGATCGTACCAGGTCTTGATCTGTTCAGGCATCATCATACGGATCGTGTAGTTTTCCTCCGCTTTTGTCAAAGGCGCCCCCACTGCCACGGTCCTTGAATACTGCTGAAGCGGAATCCCCACTCTTTCCTGAAAGAGCTGCGGAAGATCCAGCGTCTCTTTAATGACTATATCCGGCGTAATGGAAATAACAATCATGACAAGAGATGTAAGAAGGACTTTCATTCGGACATGCTTGATCAGGATGATAATACTCAGCATCATGGGAATAAAGACGAAAATGCCATTATTCCGGAGCATCATCATCCCAATGCCGGCAAGCGCATAAAGATATTTGTTCGATTCCCACGCATTTTCCTTGTATCCGGATACAAAAGATGTCATAAGCGGAACCCAGAGGAGAATCACTGCGGAAAAAGGGACATCCTTCACGTTGGAAAACGACATATTGACAATCATAGGAAGGAATCCGTAATAAAGTGCCAGTCCCCAGGAAAGCCACATGCGGCCGGTCTTTCTGTATACCCAGGAAAGGGTATAAGAAATAGCGCAGGCAAAAAGGAACATCTGCACAACGGATATGAACGCAAGTCCGTAAGACGCACTTCCCGTCAGTTCTTTGGAAAGCTCCGTCGGCCCGTAAACGGCCATGCAGTAAATAAATGTATGCTGCCCGGCCGCCCAAATGCCTGCTCTCATGATATCCGTCGTATCATTCATTCCTGTTCCCGGATAAAACACGAGAAAGAAGGGCATCCATGCCAGAAAAAGAAATGCTGCAATCAGCGCAAAAGGCGCATCGAGAGGACTGCCTCCAGGTCCTTCCTTTTCCGGAATCGGAGGAATTTTCTCAAGCAGCCAGAGAAGCAGCGTAAGTACGATGAAAGTGGCAGCGCCTGCCGCCAAAACCATAGGTATATCTTCAACATGAAGCAGCCTTGCCCTGTTCCACGGATTGGAAAAAGGGTGCCAGCCGATTCTGTATGTGTAAAACTCACAAAAGCCCATGAGCAGCGCAATAAATCCAGTCAGTGCCGTCAGCCATGGTCTTCCCTGATGAGTCATGTCATCACCTCTTGCCTTTAAATGTAACCTATATTATACAAAATTTTATAAGGAGTGTCGAAAACAAAGGCGATCATCCATAAACGCTTTATGAAATCAGTCCATTCCTATGGTATAATAAATAAATAGAGAAATTTCGGTATTTGGAAATCGGATTTCTGAAAGGAGTATATGATGAATAGAGAAGAAAGAGTAAGAGCCGCTCTGGCTTCCAAAGATGTAGACCGTGTTCCGGTCGCTACCTGGATGCATCTTTCCCAGTTTGATCAGGACCCGATCTCTCTGGCAGAAGCAGAAGTTGAGCTGACAGAAAAATATGATTTCGATTACATCAAAATGATGCCTTTTGGATTGTACAGCACACAGGACTTTGGCAATCAGCTGACGATCTACTGTGATCCTTATGAAGAACCAATCGTTAAAAGATTCGCCATCCAGAGCCCTGCTGACTATGATGCATTAAGAGCGATTCCTGCCATTCAGGGTACATATGGCAAGCAGATTGAATTTGCAAGGGAACTGATCCGCCGCCGTACACCGGGCACCCCCTGCATCCAGACAATCTTCAGCCCATTCTCTACCTTGAAGAAAATGGCGGGCGACCGTCTGCTGAAAGATATGATTTCCTATCCTGAAGCCGTTCATCATGCACTGGCTGCCATCACTGCAACCACACTGGATTTTGTCAGCTACAATATCGATGCCGGTGTCGATGGCTTCTTCTTTGCCACACAGAATGCCGTCCGCACGATGATGTCACCTGACCAGTTCCAGGAATTCGGCGCATTCTATGACCTGCAGGTCATCAAATCCTATGCGAAGAAAACCTGGTTCAATGCTGTTCATATCCATGGCGAAGACATTTACTTCAATGAAGTCGCCTCATATCCGGTCAATGCCATCAACTGGCATGACCGCCACACCTGGCCGACACTGAAAGAAGCCAGAAATCTGACTGACAAATGCCTCATGGCAGGCATTAAATCTGCTCCTTACTTCGTAGACGGAGTTCTCCAGTATGACGATATCGTCCTCGATGGAACCCCGGAAGAAATCACTGCGCATGTCAAGGATGCCATCGAACAGGTGGATGGCAAAGGCCTGATCTTAGGGCCAGGCTGCGTCGTCAATCCGAAAGCTTCCGAAGAAAACCTCCGCGCTCTCCGCAAAGCAACTGAACTTTAATAAAAAAATAAATGAAGGGGCTGTGACAAAATGTGTAACCATTTCGCCACAGCCCCTTTTTCTATTAGAAAATTTCGGCTTATAGGACATTTCGTGTTGGTTTTAATGCCGATGAAACCCGTATTTATCGGGCTCCATCGGCATTTTAAGATTTTCAGTGATTCTTAAAGGGTGGACAAAACGTGTTGGTAAAAAGTCTCAGACACCTTGTAAATACGGGCTAAAATGGTATTTTATCTTTCCCAGGAAATGAATTATTTTCTAGGAGGTTATTTTATGAAAGAAGTTAGATGTCGTTATTGTGGTTTTACCTGCTACAAATATGGAAAAACACGGGCAGGAACACAACGCTGGAAGTGCCGAGAATGTGGGAATGTATTTACTCTTCCTATTAATCGTGATGCGAAGGATTTCAGTATGTTTCTTGATTGGTTATTCAGCAAGGATACACAGAAGGATATGACAGGTGAAGGGCGTAATTTCCGAAGAAAAACAGCAAAATTTTGGGATATCTGGGCCATGCCGCCGAAGATTGAAGAGCCGAGGGAAACTGTATATGTTGATGGCATTTATCTTGCCAGAAAAGCCTGCATTCTGATCTGTTGTGATGAGCATCATGTATTAGGATGGTATTTATGTAGATATGAACGTGCTTTTGCCTGGGAAGCCCTAATGAGTCGTATTGCTGAACCACGTATAGTCGTTTCTGACGGTGGTCCGGGTTTCCAAAAGGCATTAAAAAAAGTCTGGCCAAATGCCAGACTGCAGCGCTGCATATTTCATGTATTTTGCCAGATACGACGTTACACAACGACTCGTCCAAGAACCCTTGCCGGTGCCCAGCTGTATATGCTTGCCAGGGATTTGTTGGAGATAAAAACTCTTAAAAAAGCAGAAAAATGGGTAAGCCGATTTGAATCTTGGACAATGAAGCATAAGGAATTTCTAAAAGAAATGACAATGGACGATAGAGGCGTAATGCGACACACCCACGAACGCCTTATAAAGGCAAAAACATCGCTCATTAGTCTGATAAAATCCGGGAATCTTTTCACCTATCTGAAAGAGGCTGATGAATTCCCAAGTCCTTATCCGGCGACAAATAATCTCATAGAGGGCGGTGTAAATGCACAGCTTCGAGCGATGCTCAGAAACCATCGTGGATTATCCGTTGAAAGACGAATAAAAGCGGTTTTCTGGTGGTGTTACATGCACTCACCGAAACCGCTTTCACTCTCAGAAATACTCAAGGTTATGCCGACCGATAAAAGCATTTCTACTATCTATAATAGCATAAGCTCACAACAAAGACTGGCAGATTCAATCCCAGCTTGGGGTGATGCCATAATGTGGGACGAATTACATAATTCTGGATTTAATCCCAGCCATGGCTGGGATTAATTACCAACACGTTTTGTCCTATAACCCAAAATTTCATTATAGGATTATCCAGCATCGATGTGTATTGATTTTATATGAACACCTAAAAACCTCGCTTCGCTCGAAGAGATGAACCTCCTCAGGCGACTCCGTCGCCAGCTCCCCCTACGGGGCGAGCTCAAACACCCTTAAACCGAACTTCGTTCGAGAAAAGGGAAAATAGCGTTTTATCGGATTTTGTCACATCCCCTTTTTCCATGGTCAAATTGCACAGAAAAAAGAGGAGATTTCTCCCCTCTCTTTTTATTTTTCTATTATGCTTCTACAGCAGCGGCCGGTTCGAGTTTCCCTTCCAGATCATGGTCGGTCATAGCGCATACGCAGGAATCAGACCATACGTTTTCTGCGGTTTCAATCATGTCAATGATTGTATAGATTGGAAGAATGATACCCATGAGTCCTATTGGTGCACCGATACCGCTCATAAGAGACAGTGTCAGGAAATAGCATCCCATCGGAACGCCCGCATTGCCGATGGCTGCAATGACAGCAACGACGAGCCATGTCAGCATAGTCGGCATATCCAGCGAATATCCTGCATTCTGCATAACGAACAGGGAAGTAACGAGAATGAAAGCTGCACAGCCGTTCATGTTGATAGTCGTGCAGATTGGAAGGACAAAGCGGGAAACAGCCGGATCTGCTTTCAGATTCGTTTCAGCAGAAGCCAGTGTGACAGGCAGTGTGCCGGCCGAACTCTTTGTGAAAAGAGCAACAGCTATCGCCGGTGACATTTTACGGAATACAGAAATTGGATTCAGTCCGCGAAGCAGAAGGAATACCGGCAGTACAAGGAAGAACTGGATGCAGTTGCTTCCAATAATAACCAACGTGTATTTTCCAAGAGCTCCGACAATGACGCCTGCTTCAATCTGTGCAGAAAGCTGAGCGGCAAATGCCAGAATGCCGACCGGAAGAATATACAGCAGTGCTTTGATCAGTGTGAAGAGCAGTTCCTGGAAACCGAGGATTCCCTTCAGCAGCGTTTCCCTGTTTTCTGTCTTTGGCATGAAAGCAAGTCCAAGACCAAAGGAAGCGGCAATCAGCATAACAGCAAGGACATTCCCGGAAAGGAACGGCTGAATCATATTATTCGGAATAACTCCCAGAATATGATCATAGTAGGAAAGCTGTTCCAGATTCTGCGGGACACTGGCTGCACCTGCACCAACTACATCAGCAGGAAGATTTCCCGGTGCAATCCAGAGGAACATGGCAAGTCCGATGCCGGCTGCACAGAATGTAGTGAGGAGCGTATAAGTAACAGCATGAGCAAAAATACGTCCCGTATTCTTATTGCCGCCCAATGCAGCAAGTGTAGTAATCACTGCCAGTGCAATCGTCGGTACGGCGATAAACTGGAACAGTCTGGTAAATACTGTTGCAATAAATGTGAAAAGTTCATTCAGCGGTTTGATGCCAAGCCATCCAAGTGCGGCACCAACGACAAGCGCCAAGATCCATAACATAAACTGCCGTCCCTGACGTTGCGTCTTGTTGGCTTTCAAGACCTTATCCGCTATGTCCTGAACTCCTTCTTTCTTCTCCATAGTAAGACCTCCTGAAAAAATTTCTCGGGCAGGGCTTTTTGCAATAAAAAAGCCCTCACCCCAACCATGGGACGAGAGACTCGTGATTCACACCCAATTTCGCATATGTGTCACCACACATGCCTCGATAAGTCCTTTTTCCTAAGGACTCAAGCCCTGTATCGGGAGCTCCCGGAAAAGCTTACTCTGTTTCGGCTCTTCACGCTCAAAAATGCACTTCCGTATTCCTTCCATATCCGCTTTCACCGTCCGGACTCTCTATGATGGATTCAGAAAACGTACTCTCTTTCTTCCCTGCGTTTGATTGCATCTACTATAGCATTCCATCTATGACCTGTCAACACAGGCCGTATTTTTTACCTGTGCTGACAATTTAAAATACAAATCTGAAGATTTAAAAGGCTCAGGCAAAGCGCTTCCTCCACACACCCTGATGCCAGCGCCAGAAGAAGACAAGTCCTCTCGTGCATTCATCCGCTGCCATAGCAATCCAGATTCCTGCCAGGCCCCATCCCCAATGGACGCCCAGGAGCCAGGATCCGAATGTAGCTACAGACCACATGAAAATAATACCTATGGTTACAGGCGCCCTGACATCACCAGCCGCATTAAGTGCCATAACCATGCTCATATTGACTGCACGGCCGATTTCCAGGAATATTTCAATGAAAAGAATTGTTTTCCCCAGAGCATGGACTGCCGGATCGTCCGTGAAAATAGAAAGAACCGCATCCGCATTGAGGTATAGCAGCGTCGATATTGTCCCGGAGAGAAGCATGGCTACTGAAATTGTAAATTTGACACGTTTATCAACTTCATCATTATCCCCTGCCCCTTTGAAATAGCCGACCAGAATCTGCGTCGCCATCGCAAGCGACTGGGAATACACATAACTGACCATCGCTATGATATAGCAGTAAACTTTTGTCGTAATAACAACGACGCCAAAAAGATTGACAAACTTCATAATCATAGCCTGAGAAAACTGATAAGAAAACGTTTCTCCAGCTGACGGTACGCCCAGATAAAGAATCTTGTGGAATGTTTTCCATGGGAACGGTCTTAAATAAGACATCGAAAATCTGGCAGGCGTGTACTTGTGGAATAAGTAAAGGATCAAAAAGAAACCGATAAATTTAGAAATATTTGTCGATATGCAGACACCGGCCACGCCCAGGGACGGAATCGGTCCCCAGCCATGGATCAGAAGCATATTGCCGCCGATATTGAATACATTCATGACCAGGGAGCAGAGCATCGTCAGTTTAAGCTGGGAAAATCCCCTGAGAAAGGAAATAAAAGCCATGTACATGCTCTGGATGAAAATAAATATGCCAATCCATCGTAAATAAAGAGAAGCATCCGCACGTATTTCATCCGGCATTCCTAAAACATTCAAAAAGAAATCATCAAAGATGAAAAGCGCGGCACTGATCACAAGCCCCAGTACCAGATTGACAGTCAATGAAACCGTACATACTTCACTGACCTTGGAAAGATTCCCGGCGCCCCTGTAATGTGCAATTAAAATCGTCGCAGCCTGCGAAAGGACTGCGAGTGTCAGTATAACTAAATTAAATATGACATTATCATTGCCTACGGCTGCCACGGAATCCTGAGAATAATGACTCAGCATGAACTGATCCACGTTGGGCACCATCATTTGAAGCGTTGTTTCTACAAAAATAGGAACCGACATGGAAAATACCGTCCAGCGGCTCTTATACATTTCACTACCTGGCATCATACTGCCCCTTTCTTTAGTGTTCAGATGCTAATCTTAGCACGATGTCACAAAGGGCGCAAGAAAATGCATTGTCTTCTTATGTATTTGAAATAAAAAGTATATACACAAGCATTCTTATGCTCACCTGAAATAGCTGTATATACTGAATTTTATGAGAATTCCTGATTAGGGCTTGCATTTTTCTCATAAATGAGGCATAATAAACATCAGATACACGGGCGATTAGCTCAGCTGGGAGAGCGTCTGCCTTACAAGCAGAATGTCGGCAGTTCGATCCTGTCATCGCCCACCAAGATAAGAAGACATCACGTGATTGATCTCCGTGATGCCTTTTTCTTTTGCTTTTTTGTGGGCGGACGCAGGCTTACCAGCTATCCCACTTGTCATTTAACCTCACTGCATCGAGGTTCACTCCTTTTTGCGCGTCGCTTTGCTCCTTCAAAAAGGGTTCACTTTCGAACCGTTTCGATCCTGTTATCGCCCACCAAATCGAAAGACACCATGTGACGGAAACTCCATGGTGCCTTTTTCTTGCTCTAATTGGTGGGTGAAATGCATACTGACTGATTGCTTTTCCTAGGTATTAAACTTCTGCAGCGAATCTTGTTTCAATGCATCAATATTATATTCCGGTTATCTCATACAATGAGATTTCTGCTAATGTAAATTTTTCATTATCTTTTAATCATAAGATTGAAAAAAGGTGTTGCAAAATTTAAGTCCGTTTGTTATTATATTGAAGTACCTTTCGTACGGATTCCTGAATAGCTCAGCCGGTAGAGCGCGTGACTGTTAATCACGATGTCGCAGGTTCGAACCCTGCTTCAGGAGCCAATGGCCTGTTCGTCAAGTGGTTAAGACACCGCCCTTTCACGGCGGGTTCGCGAGTTCGAATCTCGCACAGGTCACCATGGGCGATTAGCTCAGCTGGGAGAGCGTCTGCCTTACAAGCAGAATGTCGGCAGTTCGATCCTGTCATCGCCCACCAGAAGAAGATATCACGTGATTTATCTCCGTGGTATCTTTTTTATTGCCTTTTTACAGGGCGCCAGGCATTCTTAGGCTTATAGGACATTTCGTGTTGTTTTTATAGTCGATGAGCCCCGCGTTTATCGGGCT harbors:
- a CDS encoding DUF6020 family protein; this encodes MTHQGRPWLTALTGFIALLMGFCEFYTYRIGWHPFSNPWNRARLLHVEDIPMVLAAGAATFIVLTLLLWLLEKIPPIPEKEGPGGSPLDAPFALIAAFLFLAWMPFFLVFYPGTGMNDTTDIMRAGIWAAGQHTFIYCMAVYGPTELSKELTGSASYGLAFISVVQMFLFACAISYTLSWVYRKTGRMWLSWGLALYYGFLPMIVNMSFSNVKDVPFSAVILLWVPLMTSFVSGYKENAWESNKYLYALAGIGMMMLRNNGIFVFIPMMLSIIILIKHVRMKVLLTSLVMIVISITPDIVIKETLDLPQLFQERVGIPLQQYSRTVAVGAPLTKAEENYTIRMMMPEQIKTWYDPFTADLIKWNSNFDFYYFNNHPDEFWKAWKSLGERNKETYVEAWLFATYGYWAFPAPDEMTQSRFGWAFSENDLKNGLAPQHNNAYHTATILKFFDPKTQENLGTYLWDHSRYLGAGTCLWITLCIGLLLFRRRQYTRFLVLLPSCLLWGTLMIAAPAAFVFRYVYFFPLCMPLFLLLPFLPEGRYSRMHWRADTETIPMEPMRNTIHDEKAVFPEPRDRSGDGYTHWKD
- a CDS encoding MATE family efflux transporter, which codes for MMPGSEMYKSRWTVFSMSVPIFVETTLQMMVPNVDQFMLSHYSQDSVAAVGNDNVIFNLVILTLAVLSQAATILIAHYRGAGNLSKVSEVCTVSLTVNLVLGLVISAALFIFDDFFLNVLGMPDEIRADASLYLRWIGIFIFIQSMYMAFISFLRGFSQLKLTMLCSLVMNVFNIGGNMLLIHGWGPIPSLGVAGVCISTNISKFIGFFLILYLFHKYTPARFSMSYLRPFPWKTFHKILYLGVPSAGETFSYQFSQAMIMKFVNLFGVVVITTKVYCYIIAMVSYVYSQSLAMATQILVGYFKGAGDNDEVDKRVKFTISVAMLLSGTISTLLYLNADAVLSIFTDDPAVHALGKTILFIEIFLEIGRAVNMSMVMALNAAGDVRAPVTIGIIFMWSVATFGSWLLGVHWGWGLAGIWIAMAADECTRGLVFFWRWHQGVWRKRFA
- a CDS encoding uroporphyrinogen decarboxylase family protein, with the protein product MMNREERVRAALASKDVDRVPVATWMHLSQFDQDPISLAEAEVELTEKYDFDYIKMMPFGLYSTQDFGNQLTIYCDPYEEPIVKRFAIQSPADYDALRAIPAIQGTYGKQIEFARELIRRRTPGTPCIQTIFSPFSTLKKMAGDRLLKDMISYPEAVHHALAAITATTLDFVSYNIDAGVDGFFFATQNAVRTMMSPDQFQEFGAFYDLQVIKSYAKKTWFNAVHIHGEDIYFNEVASYPVNAINWHDRHTWPTLKEARNLTDKCLMAGIKSAPYFVDGVLQYDDIVLDGTPEEITAHVKDAIEQVDGKGLILGPGCVVNPKASEENLRALRKATEL
- a CDS encoding dicarboxylate/amino acid:cation symporter, yielding MEKKEGVQDIADKVLKANKTQRQGRQFMLWILALVVGAALGWLGIKPLNELFTFIATVFTRLFQFIAVPTIALAVITTLAALGGNKNTGRIFAHAVTYTLLTTFCAAGIGLAMFLWIAPGNLPADVVGAGAASVPQNLEQLSYYDHILGVIPNNMIQPFLSGNVLAVMLIAASFGLGLAFMPKTENRETLLKGILGFQELLFTLIKALLYILPVGILAFAAQLSAQIEAGVIVGALGKYTLVIIGSNCIQFFLVLPVFLLLRGLNPISVFRKMSPAIAVALFTKSSAGTLPVTLASAETNLKADPAVSRFVLPICTTINMNGCAAFILVTSLFVMQNAGYSLDMPTMLTWLVVAVIAAIGNAGVPMGCYFLTLSLMSGIGAPIGLMGIILPIYTIIDMIETAENVWSDSCVCAMTDHDLEGKLEPAAAVEA
- a CDS encoding IS1249 family transposase translates to MKEVRCRYCGFTCYKYGKTRAGTQRWKCRECGNVFTLPINRDAKDFSMFLDWLFSKDTQKDMTGEGRNFRRKTAKFWDIWAMPPKIEEPRETVYVDGIYLARKACILICCDEHHVLGWYLCRYERAFAWEALMSRIAEPRIVVSDGGPGFQKALKKVWPNARLQRCIFHVFCQIRRYTTTRPRTLAGAQLYMLARDLLEIKTLKKAEKWVSRFESWTMKHKEFLKEMTMDDRGVMRHTHERLIKAKTSLISLIKSGNLFTYLKEADEFPSPYPATNNLIEGGVNAQLRAMLRNHRGLSVERRIKAVFWWCYMHSPKPLSLSEILKVMPTDKSISTIYNSISSQQRLADSIPAWGDAIMWDELHNSGFNPSHGWD